A region of Rhodoferax potami DNA encodes the following proteins:
- a CDS encoding Crp/Fnr family transcriptional regulator → MDEPILTIEERSAINAGRWFSSLSPSLKHDILRCAYVKRYRDGDLIAARGEPPEEWIACAKGAVRVSSTSISGKQITLTYVEPGIWFGDVAIFDGDRRTHDAYAHGDSTVLCVAKADFKKILASHVELYEAMLRLHARRIRQLYGLVEDLNTLPLRARLAKQLLHLVRSYGVPSLSDGSEVRIGLQLAQEELAQLLGASRQRVNQELKAMEREEAIRIEPGGLVIRDRAALMRIIESDL, encoded by the coding sequence GCAGGCCGGTGGTTTTCGAGCCTCTCGCCTTCGCTCAAGCATGATATTTTGCGGTGTGCCTATGTAAAGCGCTACCGCGATGGGGATCTGATCGCAGCGCGCGGTGAGCCACCCGAAGAGTGGATTGCATGCGCCAAAGGCGCGGTGCGGGTCAGCTCCACATCCATTTCCGGAAAGCAAATAACGCTCACCTACGTAGAGCCAGGCATCTGGTTTGGTGACGTTGCTATTTTTGATGGCGACCGCCGCACGCATGATGCCTATGCCCATGGAGACAGCACCGTACTGTGCGTCGCCAAAGCGGATTTCAAGAAGATATTGGCAAGCCATGTCGAGCTATATGAGGCCATGCTTCGCCTGCATGCCCGCCGCATCCGCCAACTCTACGGTCTCGTGGAAGACCTCAACACCCTGCCACTCCGCGCTCGCCTTGCCAAACAGCTTTTACACCTCGTGCGAAGCTACGGAGTTCCCTCGTTGAGCGATGGCAGCGAAGTTCGAATTGGCCTGCAACTGGCGCAAGAAGAGTTGGCCCAATTGCTTGGGGCATCCCGTCAGCGCGTCAACCAGGAACTCAAGGCCATGGAGCGTGAAGAAGCGATTCGCATTGAACCGGGCGGCTTGGTTATTCGCGACCGCGCCGCACTGATGCGCATCATTGAATCCGACCTATAG